A section of the Mycolicibacterium anyangense genome encodes:
- a CDS encoding glycosyltransferase family 4 protein — protein sequence MLQLISSLQVGGTERLLVNFVKSCADVPNFSQVVVVMNDRIDSDLASELNSTEVPVYYLNRPQASKNPRYLLALLKIIQNHGISVIHSHNRGSKYWAMLCRLTMTKLKLVFTFHYTQISMARWEVYLHNAMIDATIAISQSVAAEARSLRLRRVKQIENGIPTADFGSIALRTSGSRTRIISVGRLSLEKKGQDILVRAIKRCVDRGLDVECTLMGSPATGDFETLPQLQTLTSTLQLDDRINFVLGRSDVATMLGNSDIFVLPSRHEGFGLALVEAMAAGLPVIASDIEGPADILTDGIDGLLFKSCSEEQLADKIEILIQSPDLADTLRVNGRTTSAKYDISMMRDKCIDIYGNLMERE from the coding sequence GTGCTGCAGCTCATCTCGTCTCTTCAGGTTGGTGGCACGGAACGTTTGTTGGTGAATTTCGTAAAGAGTTGCGCAGACGTGCCGAATTTTTCGCAGGTCGTCGTTGTTATGAATGACCGTATCGACTCAGACTTGGCTTCAGAACTAAACTCGACGGAAGTGCCCGTCTACTATCTCAACCGTCCGCAGGCTAGCAAGAATCCGAGATACCTCCTCGCGCTGTTGAAGATTATCCAGAACCATGGAATTTCCGTCATTCATTCACACAATCGCGGCTCAAAATATTGGGCGATGCTGTGTAGACTCACGATGACGAAACTCAAGTTGGTCTTCACCTTCCATTACACACAGATCAGCATGGCGCGCTGGGAGGTGTACCTACATAACGCCATGATTGATGCCACCATTGCAATCTCCCAGTCAGTCGCCGCAGAAGCACGTTCCCTTCGTTTGCGTCGGGTAAAGCAGATCGAGAACGGAATACCCACTGCGGATTTTGGCTCCATTGCGCTACGGACCTCTGGGTCCCGAACAAGAATTATATCGGTGGGCAGATTGTCTCTCGAGAAAAAGGGACAAGACATTCTCGTGCGAGCGATAAAACGTTGCGTTGACCGAGGCTTGGACGTCGAATGCACTTTGATGGGCAGTCCAGCTACTGGCGATTTCGAGACGCTCCCACAGCTCCAAACCTTGACATCTACCCTACAGCTAGATGACCGGATCAATTTTGTTCTGGGCAGAAGCGATGTAGCAACAATGCTTGGCAATTCTGACATATTTGTCTTACCGTCACGCCATGAAGGATTTGGTTTAGCACTAGTAGAGGCTATGGCCGCGGGATTGCCGGTCATCGCATCAGACATTGAGGGTCCCGCCGACATACTGACTGATGGAATCGACGGGCTACTTTTCAAGTCGTGCTCTGAAGAGCAGCTAGCCGATAAAATCGAGATCCTGATCCAATCTCCCGATCTCGCCGACACGCTGCGCGTCAATGGAAGAACAACATCAGCCAAATACGATATTTCAATGATGCGAGACAAGTGCATAGATATCTATGGGAACTTGATGGAGAGGGAGTAG
- a CDS encoding nucleotide sugar dehydrogenase gives MSDRIGMRVGVYGLGYVGCVSAVCLASQGCQVIGVDVNADKVEMLGSGKAPIVEERIGDLTSEVVAAGMLRVTTEARDAVTESDVSLVCVGTPSTHTGELTTTFLEQVTSQIGLALATTDRWHVVVYRSTMIPGTCENLLIPMLERLSGKRVGVDFGVCVNPEFLREGTSVADFFDPPKTVVGASDSRAAEAVMALYANLPGPRYTVAISVAEMTKYVDNSFHAFKVAFANEIGAICASLGLDSFDVMDIFLADTKLNLGPAYLRPGFAFGGSCLPKDVRALNHIARRNIVDTPLIGNLLRSNESHLQRALDLVIADGRRKVGIFGLSFKSGTDDLRESPLVELAERLIGKGFEVKVFDANVTLSRLVGANRAYISERLPHIGQLLVDDLDAVLRHGEILIVGSRTPEVCDAVTRRAADQLVIDLVRLPDAKQLNGSGSYRGIAW, from the coding sequence GTGAGCGACCGAATCGGGATGCGCGTAGGCGTCTACGGGCTGGGCTACGTTGGCTGCGTCTCGGCGGTATGCCTGGCGTCGCAGGGGTGCCAGGTCATCGGTGTCGACGTGAACGCCGACAAGGTCGAGATGCTCGGCAGCGGGAAGGCGCCGATCGTCGAAGAGCGGATCGGCGACCTGACTTCTGAGGTCGTTGCCGCAGGAATGCTGAGGGTCACGACCGAGGCGCGAGATGCCGTAACTGAGTCTGATGTTTCTCTGGTGTGTGTTGGTACGCCTTCAACGCACACAGGGGAGCTGACTACGACGTTCCTCGAGCAGGTCACTTCGCAGATCGGGTTGGCTCTCGCGACCACGGACCGCTGGCACGTCGTTGTCTATCGCAGCACCATGATTCCGGGAACTTGCGAGAATCTGCTGATCCCCATGCTTGAAAGGTTGTCGGGGAAGCGCGTGGGCGTTGATTTCGGCGTCTGCGTCAATCCTGAGTTTCTGCGCGAAGGCACAAGTGTCGCGGATTTTTTCGATCCGCCCAAAACGGTTGTCGGGGCTAGTGATTCACGTGCGGCTGAGGCCGTCATGGCGCTGTATGCGAACCTGCCGGGGCCGCGCTATACAGTGGCGATCAGTGTCGCTGAGATGACAAAGTACGTTGACAACAGCTTTCACGCGTTCAAGGTGGCGTTTGCTAACGAGATTGGCGCCATCTGTGCGTCGCTCGGTCTTGATTCATTCGATGTAATGGACATCTTCCTGGCTGACACCAAGCTGAACTTGGGACCTGCCTATCTGCGGCCTGGGTTTGCTTTCGGGGGCTCTTGCTTGCCGAAGGATGTCAGGGCGCTTAACCACATAGCCCGACGCAACATCGTAGACACGCCCTTGATTGGAAATCTGTTGCGCTCCAACGAGAGTCACTTGCAAAGAGCTCTCGATTTGGTCATTGCCGATGGGCGGCGCAAAGTCGGGATCTTCGGTCTGTCATTCAAGTCTGGGACGGATGATCTCCGGGAGAGTCCTTTGGTTGAATTGGCGGAGCGCCTGATCGGCAAAGGATTCGAGGTGAAGGTCTTCGACGCGAACGTCACGCTGTCTCGGCTAGTTGGCGCGAACCGCGCCTATATCAGTGAACGGCTTCCACATATCGGCCAGTTGCTCGTTGACGACCTCGACGCAGTTCTTCGGCACGGCGAGATCTTGATCGTCGGCTCGCGCACACCTGAGGTCTGTGACGCGGTCACGCGGCGCGCGGCAGACCAGCTGGTTATCGACCTAGTGCGTCTACCTGACGCAAAACAGTTGAATGGCAGCGGTAGCTATCGGGGCATCGCCTGGTAG
- a CDS encoding heparinase II/III domain-containing protein, whose amino-acid sequence MTGSLDVRTALERFRLGDGRPVLLDRQRAQAIRADYPALLDSLLEAADSAIQPSFRFFGYPDVTLDRPIDWHYDPISNVHWPQLPSERINHRVFDGDVKWIWELNRLQHLPWLAQAWLFTDDVRYERAAFEHLDSWIDQNPPGHGIAWRGAFEAGIRAVSIAVALQGLRDSAELTVDRFDKILAVLNESARRCWQDRSLYSSANNHLVGEMAGLAVIALMFPEFPQSSEWEVSAVQILCAEAERQILPDGVGAEQAIGYQMFTVELMQVVAVLLLQRDGRAPRQLVDAISRSTSFLAGVIGQDDPPPRYGDDDEGFALRLGPEGVRDIRDHLGIVSVFDWASAGKAFGNETLTSQWYRVVAPRSSLTASTPVAEPQSFVAPDGGLVVLRSGRRRTMMDVGPLGYLSIAAHGHADALAVTVSADGQEIIGDPGTGSYYGHPEWRSAMRGTRAHATVCIDDQDQSINAGAFMWLRHARTHVREIDLNAGVVDAEHDGYTRLPGGPVHRRLLIAPGDEPWQLVVDVVTGTGSHEVRASWPLHPSLEVERISSGHNVSRQGSAVLQLLYASNAPLVVDEVRGDTMQNLGWWSDRLESRTPSWWLGAVANVELPVVIATLLAASDGYRADGLSVEVEGDRVEVQWSEEGERRAVTIPVRTGEVGRLGRAVWVSTSLSTRGGISTYVRNVRETDLWRSWDVHHVATHCNGGTLTRCAMFVYGFGDFVWHLITRRPQIAHIHMSSYGSFVRKFLVMWTAKAFRLPVVLHVHGSRFNEFADGASRPGRLLIRTALEHADAVIALGSHWAEELHRIAPNARIEVVPNAVRLQSKVQQDSVSPAHVVFLGEVGERKGTFALLEAWAKLVAHTDCPPVKLTIAGDGEIDRLRNRIAELGIDASVEVRGWLSEYQVAALLNDVQVLVLPSMNEGQPMAILEAMSRGICVVASTVGGIPEMLSDSAGILVEPDDTEMLASALLQVVSDSDARARYGASAYRRIEEEFNIEIAADRIDKIYRTILQRRNIPRD is encoded by the coding sequence TTGACCGGCTCGCTTGACGTGCGGACTGCGCTGGAACGCTTTCGGCTTGGTGATGGCCGCCCTGTGCTCCTTGATCGGCAACGCGCGCAAGCGATTCGCGCGGACTATCCAGCGCTTCTCGATTCGCTCTTGGAAGCGGCTGACAGCGCAATCCAACCCTCTTTTCGCTTCTTCGGTTATCCGGATGTGACGCTGGACCGGCCGATCGACTGGCATTACGACCCAATCTCCAATGTCCATTGGCCGCAGCTTCCGTCAGAGCGGATCAACCACCGTGTGTTTGATGGCGACGTCAAGTGGATCTGGGAACTCAACCGTCTCCAGCATTTGCCGTGGTTGGCGCAGGCCTGGCTCTTCACTGATGATGTTCGCTATGAGCGGGCGGCCTTCGAGCACCTGGATTCCTGGATCGACCAGAATCCACCCGGCCACGGCATAGCGTGGCGTGGCGCGTTCGAGGCTGGAATTCGCGCCGTCTCGATTGCGGTGGCTCTGCAGGGGCTGCGCGATTCCGCTGAGCTTACGGTCGACCGCTTCGACAAGATCCTCGCAGTCCTCAATGAAAGTGCCCGCCGTTGCTGGCAAGACCGCTCGCTCTACAGCTCTGCTAACAATCACCTGGTAGGCGAGATGGCAGGACTTGCTGTCATCGCGCTGATGTTTCCCGAGTTCCCACAATCGTCCGAGTGGGAGGTGTCAGCAGTCCAGATTCTGTGCGCCGAGGCGGAGAGACAGATACTGCCTGACGGGGTTGGCGCTGAACAGGCCATCGGCTACCAAATGTTCACCGTCGAGCTGATGCAGGTTGTCGCCGTTCTGCTGCTCCAGCGGGACGGGCGCGCGCCTCGGCAGCTTGTCGATGCCATCAGTCGTAGCACGTCGTTTCTTGCGGGAGTGATTGGACAAGACGATCCACCCCCGCGATACGGTGATGACGACGAGGGCTTCGCTTTGCGGCTCGGGCCCGAAGGCGTGCGAGACATTCGGGATCATCTTGGAATCGTGTCGGTCTTCGATTGGGCTTCTGCTGGTAAGGCATTCGGTAACGAGACATTGACTTCGCAGTGGTACCGCGTAGTAGCGCCCCGCTCATCATTGACAGCTTCAACACCCGTCGCGGAACCGCAGAGCTTCGTCGCACCTGATGGCGGTCTGGTCGTGTTACGCAGCGGACGCCGCCGCACCATGATGGATGTCGGCCCACTGGGGTATCTATCCATTGCCGCCCACGGCCACGCTGATGCGTTGGCCGTCACTGTGAGCGCTGATGGCCAAGAGATCATCGGCGATCCGGGTACAGGGAGCTATTACGGGCATCCAGAGTGGCGCTCGGCAATGCGGGGGACGCGCGCCCATGCGACTGTCTGTATTGACGATCAGGATCAGTCGATCAACGCCGGCGCGTTCATGTGGTTGCGGCACGCACGCACACATGTTCGCGAGATTGACTTGAACGCAGGAGTTGTCGACGCGGAACACGATGGCTACACGCGTCTTCCGGGCGGCCCTGTCCACCGACGCCTCTTGATCGCCCCCGGTGATGAGCCCTGGCAGTTGGTAGTGGATGTGGTCACCGGGACTGGCAGCCATGAGGTGAGGGCTTCCTGGCCACTTCATCCCAGCCTTGAGGTGGAGCGAATCTCATCCGGGCACAACGTGTCCCGGCAGGGTTCTGCCGTTCTGCAATTGCTGTACGCGTCAAATGCGCCGCTGGTGGTCGACGAGGTCCGAGGCGACACCATGCAGAACTTGGGCTGGTGGTCCGATCGATTAGAGAGCCGCACACCTTCGTGGTGGCTAGGCGCAGTCGCCAATGTCGAGCTTCCTGTCGTCATCGCAACCCTGCTCGCGGCATCCGACGGTTACAGAGCCGACGGCTTGTCAGTCGAGGTCGAGGGCGATCGGGTCGAGGTGCAATGGAGCGAGGAAGGTGAGAGGCGCGCGGTCACGATCCCGGTAAGGACTGGCGAGGTTGGAAGACTCGGCCGTGCAGTGTGGGTTTCGACGAGCTTATCCACCCGCGGAGGGATCTCTACATACGTCCGGAATGTGCGCGAGACAGATCTATGGCGGAGCTGGGACGTGCATCACGTGGCTACTCACTGCAACGGTGGCACGCTGACCCGGTGCGCAATGTTCGTGTACGGTTTCGGCGATTTCGTGTGGCACTTGATAACCAGACGGCCCCAGATCGCCCACATTCACATGTCGTCCTACGGAAGCTTCGTACGCAAGTTCTTGGTGATGTGGACGGCCAAAGCGTTCCGGCTTCCAGTGGTTCTTCACGTCCACGGGTCCCGGTTTAACGAATTCGCCGACGGTGCATCAAGACCGGGACGTCTACTGATCCGCACTGCGCTCGAGCACGCGGACGCAGTAATCGCGCTCGGGAGTCACTGGGCGGAAGAACTCCATCGGATCGCGCCCAATGCTCGTATCGAGGTAGTTCCCAACGCCGTACGGCTGCAAAGCAAGGTTCAACAGGACTCCGTCAGCCCTGCACACGTCGTGTTCCTAGGCGAAGTAGGGGAACGCAAGGGCACTTTCGCGCTTCTAGAGGCTTGGGCGAAATTAGTCGCACATACCGACTGCCCGCCGGTCAAACTGACAATTGCTGGTGACGGTGAGATCGATCGCCTTCGCAACAGGATCGCGGAACTCGGGATCGACGCAAGCGTTGAGGTGCGCGGCTGGTTGTCGGAATATCAGGTTGCGGCACTGTTGAACGATGTTCAAGTGCTGGTTCTGCCTTCGATGAACGAAGGGCAGCCCATGGCGATACTCGAGGCCATGTCCCGAGGCATATGCGTCGTCGCCAGTACGGTCGGTGGTATTCCCGAGATGCTGAGCGACTCCGCCGGCATTCTTGTCGAACCAGACGACACAGAGATGCTTGCGAGCGCGCTCCTTCAGGTCGTGAGTGATAGCGACGCACGGGCTCGTTATGGGGCATCGGCCTATCGACGAATTGAAGAGGAATTCAATATCGAGATAGCTGCAGACCGGATCGACAAGATCTACCGGACCATCTTGCAACGTAGGAACATACCTCGTGACTAA
- a CDS encoding polysaccharide lyase, which translates to MEASRSPGRLSRSFPLLAVAALTLTLFSGSSEVSPAIANAGGPISPSVAPDPLTHTAYKTLLAGVDSYAYWTDQVKTPDRVQYVDDPMHQRGIVQRVEVQPGDNGVAGSNSGERAEVINSSDLGGFQDGDTLVMSWGLLIDSAFASPPGTWNGFVQIHASGGGNQAPLSLRLGSDDADLVLGLFGGGDWTPWGQPDGTVAETIDLGALAKDQWHDFVMAVHFGCTGTGYVQLWLDGQQVVDARDRKIGYCGDPGMYWKQGFYRSAYDKTTRLWFSDTYRWATVPDAFSNYRARV; encoded by the coding sequence ATGGAAGCGTCGCGCAGTCCGGGCCGACTGAGCCGGAGTTTTCCGCTGCTTGCAGTGGCTGCGCTTACGTTGACGTTGTTTTCTGGTAGCTCCGAGGTGAGCCCAGCGATCGCGAATGCTGGCGGACCCATATCGCCTTCGGTGGCGCCGGATCCCCTGACCCACACCGCCTACAAAACTCTGTTGGCGGGCGTCGATAGCTATGCCTATTGGACTGACCAAGTGAAGACGCCCGATCGGGTCCAGTATGTAGATGATCCGATGCATCAGCGGGGCATCGTGCAGCGCGTCGAAGTCCAACCCGGCGACAACGGAGTTGCGGGGTCGAATAGCGGGGAACGCGCCGAAGTGATCAATTCATCCGATCTGGGCGGCTTTCAGGACGGGGACACACTGGTGATGTCCTGGGGACTCTTGATTGACTCGGCCTTCGCGAGCCCGCCTGGCACCTGGAACGGCTTCGTTCAGATCCATGCCTCCGGTGGTGGGAACCAAGCGCCACTGTCGCTTCGCCTCGGTAGTGACGATGCCGATCTGGTTCTCGGACTATTTGGTGGCGGTGACTGGACTCCTTGGGGACAGCCGGATGGCACGGTCGCTGAGACGATTGATCTCGGCGCCCTAGCCAAAGATCAGTGGCACGACTTCGTCATGGCGGTGCATTTTGGATGCACGGGCACGGGGTATGTTCAGCTCTGGCTCGATGGTCAACAGGTGGTAGACGCACGTGATCGCAAGATCGGATATTGCGGTGATCCGGGCATGTACTGGAAGCAGGGCTTCTATCGTTCCGCGTACGACAAAACCACTCGGCTTTGGTTCAGCGACACCTACCGTTGGGCGACTGTTCCCGATGCCTTCAGCAATTACAGGGCCCGCGTCTGA
- a CDS encoding GDP-L-fucose synthase family protein, which translates to MADDVAFTPSELDRSATFYVAGHRGLAGSAMVRHLEACGFRAIVGRTSSELDLRDRDAVFAFFADVKPRYVVLAAARVGGILANSTYPVDFLSDNLRVQLNVLDAARETEVERLLFLGSSCIYPKFAEQPIREEALLTGYLEPTNDAYAIAKIAGIIHIQAVRRQYGLPWISVMPTNLYGPQDNFSPTTSHVLPALIRRYCDAEAAGRESVTNWGTGTPRREFLHADDMASACLHLLEQYDGHQHVNIGTGTDVTIREIADTIAGIVGYEGETLWDATKPDGTPQKLLDVSKLSQTGWTPKIDLREGLERTINWYREHVHALRE; encoded by the coding sequence ATGGCCGATGACGTCGCTTTCACCCCATCCGAACTCGACCGCAGCGCAACGTTTTACGTCGCTGGCCACCGCGGGCTGGCAGGTTCGGCGATGGTTCGACATCTGGAAGCATGCGGGTTCCGCGCCATAGTAGGCAGGACATCTTCCGAACTCGACCTTAGAGACCGCGATGCAGTGTTCGCGTTCTTCGCGGACGTCAAGCCACGATATGTCGTACTCGCCGCGGCCAGAGTGGGCGGAATCCTGGCAAACAGCACCTATCCCGTAGACTTCCTCAGCGACAACCTACGGGTCCAACTCAACGTGCTTGATGCCGCGCGGGAAACCGAAGTTGAACGTCTACTCTTCCTTGGCTCTTCATGCATCTATCCGAAATTCGCTGAGCAGCCCATACGTGAAGAGGCACTCCTCACCGGCTACCTCGAGCCCACCAATGATGCTTACGCAATAGCCAAAATAGCCGGAATTATCCATATTCAGGCAGTACGCCGGCAGTACGGGTTGCCGTGGATCTCGGTGATGCCCACCAATCTGTATGGGCCGCAAGACAACTTCTCGCCCACCACTTCACACGTCTTACCGGCACTGATCCGACGCTATTGTGATGCCGAAGCAGCTGGCCGGGAGTCGGTGACGAACTGGGGAACCGGCACACCACGCCGGGAGTTCCTGCACGCCGACGATATGGCGAGTGCCTGCTTGCATCTCCTGGAACAGTACGATGGACACCAACACGTGAACATCGGAACCGGCACGGATGTGACCATCAGGGAAATCGCCGACACGATTGCCGGAATCGTCGGCTACGAAGGGGAAACCCTCTGGGACGCGACCAAACCAGACGGGACCCCCCAAAAGCTCCTCGATGTTTCCAAATTATCCCAAACAGGTTGGACACCGAAGATCGATCTGCGGGAGGGCTTGGAACGAACAATCAATTGGTATCGAGAGCACGTGCACGCGCTTCGGGAATGA
- a CDS encoding glycosyltransferase family 4 protein, translating into MDVAHSGRRRHILILVENLSVPFDRRVWQESCALVDAGFEVTVICPAGVNRDHLSEEVLNGIRILRYPLRPAAGGPTGYLREYALALWHTLKLAVKVRRKGAIDAVHACNPPDLLFLVALALRPFGTRFVFDHHDLVPELFQSRFSRPSAILYWATRFVERLTFAAADGVISTNESYRQVAIGRGKVPPERVTVVRSAPDLSRFVPRPPDDSLRNSKRYLLAYLGVMGPQDGVDYALRALKILRDDIGRDDFHCIFMGAGDSYADMVALAKSLDIDDIAEFPGRVPDEYVQRCLSTADVCLSPDPLNPLNNVSTMNKVLEYMAMSRPIVSFELIEARHSAGDAAIYVSANDEVAFARAISDLLDDPTRRAEMGQFGRSRLERQLSWEFSSRQLVAFYQRLLGEPNTAGYAPGQRVP; encoded by the coding sequence ATGGACGTAGCGCACTCTGGCCGGAGAAGGCACATTCTCATTCTGGTCGAAAACCTTTCGGTGCCTTTCGATCGCCGGGTGTGGCAGGAGAGCTGCGCACTGGTTGACGCTGGCTTCGAGGTGACTGTGATCTGTCCGGCTGGGGTGAATCGTGACCATCTCAGCGAGGAGGTACTCAACGGCATCCGCATCCTGCGCTACCCGCTGCGCCCAGCGGCGGGAGGACCAACCGGATATCTCCGGGAATACGCTCTCGCGCTCTGGCACACGTTGAAGCTTGCAGTGAAGGTCCGTCGGAAGGGCGCGATCGATGCTGTACACGCGTGCAATCCACCGGACCTACTCTTTCTCGTCGCACTGGCTCTTCGACCCTTCGGCACACGTTTCGTTTTCGACCACCATGACCTCGTGCCCGAGCTGTTCCAGTCGCGCTTCTCGCGTCCCTCGGCAATTCTGTATTGGGCGACCCGATTCGTTGAACGTCTGACTTTTGCAGCTGCGGATGGCGTGATCTCCACAAACGAGAGTTATCGGCAGGTGGCCATTGGCCGAGGCAAGGTGCCGCCAGAAAGAGTCACGGTCGTACGCAGCGCGCCGGATCTCAGTCGTTTTGTCCCGCGACCCCCAGATGACAGCCTGCGCAACAGCAAGCGCTACCTCCTTGCCTATCTTGGCGTCATGGGGCCCCAAGATGGCGTTGACTATGCGTTGCGGGCACTAAAGATACTGCGCGACGACATCGGTCGCGATGACTTCCATTGCATCTTCATGGGAGCTGGGGACAGCTACGCCGATATGGTTGCGCTGGCCAAGAGCCTGGACATCGATGACATCGCGGAATTCCCGGGTCGGGTTCCTGACGAGTACGTCCAGCGTTGCCTCTCGACGGCTGACGTTTGTCTGTCCCCGGACCCGCTAAACCCGCTCAATAACGTTTCGACTATGAATAAGGTTCTTGAGTACATGGCGATGTCGCGCCCGATTGTGTCCTTCGAACTCATCGAGGCCCGTCATTCGGCTGGCGACGCTGCAATCTATGTGTCAGCAAATGACGAAGTCGCGTTCGCGCGGGCGATCAGCGATCTCCTCGATGACCCCACGCGCCGAGCTGAAATGGGTCAGTTTGGGAGAAGCCGGCTCGAAAGACAGCTGTCTTGGGAGTTCTCCAGCCGACAGCTGGTCGCGTTCTACCAACGATTGCTCGGCGAACCGAACACCGCGGGCTACGCGCCCGGCCAACGAGTCCCCTGA
- a CDS encoding lipopolysaccharide biosynthesis protein, translating into MVRELLSGMSARLIVLPVAAVATIFTTRLINAALGPQTFAVYSLVAGLPLLFPVADLGLGAAITNAASVAETDPGRFHSILRRSLAISFVVAFLIAATSVFLGASGLWPRLLGLSDPSLNAPISIAMAIFGFSVPGGLGTKILLGVGRYVHGVIIQGLTPVFSLGVIGAALGFGAQTAGVVAVSSLGVFLTNWIGFLFAAISMPGAPAGYHRGAQRGVLGEVIRTATPMIAMTAGGAVVYQSGRLVLSHVSTLQQVAVYSALWTFFQPLMSVVVTAGLALWPRFAAARSMGRPVRNEFQLATLASAAIGLFAGIGLTVLGPFAVDIATAGKVVVTYSQCAILGATLTVLAMMLPAGMILTFPRGLWLQAGAAWVASVIVIVVGLAGSGRYGATAPLVGIFTAIAIGEAIPIMVAANVSLRRPERSRASHA; encoded by the coding sequence GTGGTCCGCGAACTTCTCTCGGGCATGTCCGCGCGTTTGATAGTCCTCCCCGTCGCGGCAGTCGCAACGATCTTCACGACGCGGCTGATCAACGCCGCGCTGGGGCCGCAGACATTCGCTGTCTACTCGCTTGTGGCGGGGCTTCCACTCCTGTTCCCCGTCGCAGACCTCGGACTGGGCGCCGCTATCACGAATGCCGCATCTGTCGCGGAGACAGACCCAGGTCGTTTCCACTCGATACTTCGGCGGAGCCTAGCGATCTCGTTCGTCGTCGCCTTCCTCATCGCGGCTACCTCTGTCTTTCTCGGCGCTTCTGGCCTCTGGCCCCGTCTCCTCGGGCTTTCCGACCCGAGCCTCAACGCTCCGATCAGCATTGCGATGGCTATCTTCGGGTTCTCGGTGCCCGGCGGCCTAGGCACAAAAATCCTCCTCGGCGTCGGTCGATACGTACACGGAGTCATCATTCAGGGACTGACGCCCGTCTTTTCGCTCGGCGTCATCGGGGCGGCTTTGGGTTTCGGCGCGCAAACCGCGGGTGTCGTCGCTGTTTCGTCGCTCGGTGTCTTCTTGACCAACTGGATTGGATTCCTGTTTGCCGCCATCTCCATGCCAGGCGCGCCGGCCGGTTACCATCGAGGTGCACAACGTGGGGTGTTGGGTGAAGTGATCCGGACGGCAACGCCGATGATCGCAATGACGGCAGGGGGCGCCGTGGTTTATCAGAGCGGTCGCTTGGTGCTGTCCCATGTGTCGACGCTCCAGCAGGTTGCCGTGTATTCGGCTCTGTGGACATTCTTCCAGCCACTAATGTCAGTAGTCGTCACTGCGGGCCTAGCGCTCTGGCCTCGGTTCGCTGCGGCACGTTCCATGGGCCGCCCAGTCCGCAATGAATTTCAGCTAGCCACATTGGCAAGTGCCGCAATCGGGCTGTTTGCGGGCATCGGACTAACCGTCCTCGGGCCATTTGCCGTGGACATCGCGACCGCCGGTAAGGTCGTGGTCACCTACTCACAGTGCGCAATTCTCGGTGCGACACTTACTGTTCTTGCGATGATGCTACCGGCGGGAATGATATTGACTTTCCCGCGCGGTTTATGGTTGCAAGCCGGAGCCGCATGGGTCGCATCCGTCATCGTTATAGTCGTCGGATTAGCGGGTTCCGGCAGATACGGGGCTACCGCTCCATTAGTAGGCATCTTCACCGCAATTGCTATCGGCGAAGCAATCCCCATAATGGTCGCTGCAAACGTTTCCTTGCGTCGCCCGGAACGAAGTCGTGCAAGTCATGCCTAG